The stretch of DNA GGAAGCTGGCGCTACAGGTATAATATTTGGAAGAAATCTTTGGCAAAGAAGTAGAGAGGATTCTTGGAAAATAAATGAAAAAATTAAGAATATAATGAAGGAGTACCCGGGGTGATATTATGTATGATGTCATTACTATGGGTAGTTGTACTATAGATCTATTTGTAGACACAGGAACTGATCTATTTAGACTAACAAAAGATGGACAATTATATGTGCCATATGGGAGCAAGATTCTTGTTAAATCAATGAATTTTGAAATTGGAGGAGGCGGTACAAATACTGCTGGAGCATTTGCAACATTTGGATTGAAAGTTGCATTATTGGGGAAAATAGGGGATGATCATAATGCCGATAAAATATTGAAATATCTAAATTCCATTCAATGCGATACGTCTTTATTGATAAAAGAAGAAGGTTCTTCAGATTATTCTGTAATTCTGGATGCAAAAGGTAGGGATCGAACTATTCTTACTCTAAAAGATAAAAATGATAAGCTTAGATTTAATGAAATCAACTTATCAAGACTAAAAACCAAATGGTTTTATCTTTGTACAATGCTTGAAGAATCCCTAGACACCCAAATAAAAATATCGAAATATGCAAATGAAAATAATATTGGAATAATGTATAATCCAAGTTCTTATTTAATTAGGAAAGGAATACAAAAGTTTGAAGAAATACTTAATAATTCTACCATAATTTGTGTAAATTTTGAAGAAGCTAAGATGATTACTGGCCATACTGATCCAAGACTTATGTCAGATAATTTACTTAGTTATGGGCCCGAAATAGTAATAATAACTGATGGCAATCATGGAGCTTATGCTTTCACAAAAAAAGAAGGATATATGATCATACCAAACGAGGTAAATGTAAAAGAAACTACTGGGGCGGGAGATAGTTTTGGCGCAGGATTTCTTACAGGTTTTATGAAAACTAAAAATATCAAAATTGCCTTAGAATATGGGGCCACTGAATCTGAATCAGTGATTCAATATTTGGGTGCAAAAAATAAATTTTTGAATATTGAAGAGATTGACTCCAAAATTAGTGAATACCCTCATAAAATTATTAAAATAAAATAAGTGTTAAAATGAATGAATTGAAATTTGATTTTAAAGATAGTTTGGTATTACCAATAGATATAAATCTGGTAGAAAAAAATCTGACAAATGAGATAGATATTTTAAACAATGTAGTTAAAAACAAAAATTATGAAGATTATAGATCTTTCATAAATCTTCCTTATGACGAAGAATCCCTTAAGATTATAAAAAAAATGGTATATGAGAAAAAAAAATTAAATCCCAAATATTTAGTTGTTATAGGAATTGGAGGAAGTAATCTTGGAACAATCGCCATTCAAGAAGCTATACTTGGAAAACTATACAATGAATTAAATCCAGATGTTAAGATATTATATGCAGATACAGTTGATTCAGATATTTTGAGTAGTATTATACAAGTTATAGAGACAGTATTACAAAATGGAGAAAACATAATTATTAATGTAATCAGTAAATCCGGTAGTACTACAGAAACTATTGCAAATTCTGAGATAATTATAAATATTCTTAAAAAATATAAAAAAAATTACTATGACTATGTAGTTGTTACTTCTGACAAAGATTCTAAGTTATGGGAATTAGCTTTAGAAGAAAATTTTACCTTATTAGAAATACCAAGAAAAGTTGTAGGTAGATATTCAGTTTTTTCTGCTGTAGGATTATTTCCTCTTGGATTAATAGGGGTTAATATAGATCTATTGCTTAACGGGGCAAAGGATATAATTCAAAAAAGTATAAACAAGAATTTAGAATTAAATCCTGTGGCAAAAAGCGCTTCTTTGATTTATATCCACTATAAAAGAGGAAGAAACATACATAACCTGTTTTTATTTAGTCCGGGAATGGAATCAATAGGTATGTGGTACAAACAATTAATGGCAGAAAGCCTTGGGAAGGAATATAATCTCAAAAGAGAGCATGTTTTTACAGGTATAACCCCAATAGTATCTATAGGATCAACAGACCTACATTCAATGACACAATTGTATTTAGGGGGGCCAGATGATAAATTTACTACTTTTGTTAAAATAAAGCATAATAGAACTATTTTGAGAATCCCAAAAGAAAGAATTTATTCTAAATTAGTTAAAGGAATACAAGAAAAAAAGTTACAGACTTTGATGAATGCGGTATATAAAGGTGTTATCAAAACATTCAGAAATCGCAAAAGACCATTCATGGAAGTTCGAATAAATAACAAATCTGAATATGCAATTGGACAATTTCTCCAATATAAGATGATTGAAATGGTATATTTAGGATATTTAATGAATGTTAATCCATTCAATCAGCCAAACGTTGAGGAATACAAAGCTGAAACTAGAAAGATTTTGGAAAGAAAAAAGGAGGATTGATAGATTCAAACAGTTACAAATCAAAGATATCGAGAAATCAAAAACCTGAAATGTATTGGGTGTAGTCTTTGCATGTTTGCATGTGCTAGAACGAATTTGAGATAGACTCGTCAGCTATTTTTAACTATAAGCTTAAGCGCATTCGAGAGGGGCGCCACGATTATTTTTTTGTAGAGCGTGTAAAAATCTGCCTTGCACTGAGGTATGCCCCACAGCATTTATAAATATAGCATCTTTAAGAAACCCATACTAAAATGCAGATTATTTCTTTAAATTTGAGGATATCCCACGATTATGAATTGATATACCCTCCAGGTTCTATTTTAGGAATCTCTCAGCTGAAGGAATTTTAAACCTGATTCACAAAATTGAATCTTATGCCATAGATCATTATTCAAAAATAACAAATTTTTAATATTTTATTTTACGATATAATCTTTGAGTACGCCCCAACTGCTGAATTATTTATTTTTACATTAGACAATTTACACTTTGAATCAACAATACTTTTGTTAATAACTGATTTTTCTATACTAGTATTATCAAATATAACTGAATTCGTAATAGAAGATTCATCTATTTCGCATCCATTTCCGATATATGTAAAAGGCCCTATCACTGATTTGCTTTTAATTATAGATTTATCCCCTATTACTACTGGCTCAATAATCTTGCAACTATGTGATATTTCACAATCTCCTATATATGTTTTCATGTATGTTTTAATTGAATCTAAGTAAGAATCCGGAGACCCGATATCGTGCCACGAACCCGCTGAGAAAGAATATCCGAAAACATTAGTTTTCCCCGACAAAAAACTTACAAAATCGCCTAAATTATCCACTTTTTTATTTTCTTTTACATAGTTTAATAGAATTCTGACTGAATCCTTAGGCAAGATGTACATCGCTATCCCCGCCATTGTAGTGGGTGGATTTGGAGGTTTTTCATGAAATCTTATTATTCTATCGCCTTCTAACTCCGCGATGCCATATCTTCTTGCAAGGTCCATACTTTTAATATCATATAGGGCGGTAATAGGTGCATTGATATTATTATAATACTTTAAGAAATCTGTTAGTTCAAAAGTGAACAAATTATCTCCGGCAATGATAAAAAGTTCATCGTCTATCTCTTCAGCTAACTGTGCTAAGGCCTTAACAGCCCCTAATTTTTCCTCTTCTTTAGTTGTCTTTTCTATTGCTAATTCAACGTCCTTATCTTTTATCCATTCTTTGAAATCTTCTTCAAAAAATTCGTTTGTTGAAATGATAATAGGAATGTTCAACTTTTTCACTTTTTCGTAGACAAAATCTAATATGTTTTGTTTTCCTATTGGAAGAAATACTTTTGACCTTTTCCTCGTAATTGGCCAAAGCCTTGTTGCATACCCTCCTGCTAATATTACAATTTTCATGAATAATATAGAATTTTAGAATAAATAAAATTAATGTTTTAAATTCTATAATACGAATAATTTTTACTCATTTTGTCAATTATAACTCATTTTAGTTTCAAATTCGGCAAAAAAGCTTTTATATATCCTTTACAAATATTATTAGATGGAAAATCTTAGAGAGGTAGTTCCCACATTTCCCAACTTAGCATTTAGGCACCTAGTCTTATTTCATATTTTGTTAGTTTTAGGATATTTATTATTTAAGAATATTAACAATATCCGTATTTTTGAATCTATATCAACGCCTCTAAATCTTGTAGCCGAAATATTATTAATTATTTGGTTTACTTTAGTTATAATAACAGTTATTAGATTAATTGTATTTTTATGGGGAAAATTAATTCCAAATATTAATCAATCAAAATGATCTTGGATAATCATTGGATATTAGAAATATTTATATTAGCAATAAGCATTATTTTTAGTATCTTAATAATTAATATTTTCTTTTATATTTTAAAAAAAGTTGATAGAGATGAAAAATTCTTTAATTTCTTTAAATTAAAAAATCCTTTAATATTTATTTCTTTTTTAGCCTTGTTTATAACAATAACTAATATTTTTGAGAGTGAAATTATTAGAATTAATACTGTAACTTCAATTATTAAAATCATTGTTATTTTTAATTTTACTTGGCTTTCTATCTCTTTTGTAAACGTCTTAAATGATTATCTTTACCAAATATTTAATTTATCAAAGAAGGACAATATAAAGGAAAGAAAAATCGTCACACAAATTCAATATATAAAATCTGTATTAATATTCTTAATTATAATAATTAGTTGCTCATTGATATTAATAAGTTTTGATAGTCTTAAAAATATAGGTGTAGGATTAATTACCTCAGTTGGAGTCTTAGGAATAGTCATTGGGTTTGCAGCTCAAAAATCTTTTTCTAACCTATTGGCTGGATTTCAAATTGCATTTACACAGCCAATTAGAATAGATGATGTAGTTGTAGTCGAAAAGGAGTGGGGTAGGGTAGAAGAAATAACATTGACATATGTGGTAGTATGCATATGGGACCAAAGAAGATTAATCTTACCCATATCATATTTCATAGATACCCCATTTCAGAACTGGACAAGATCTTCGGCAGATATTTTGGGGACTGTATTTTTTTATGTTGATTATAAAATACCCATCTTAGAAATAAAACAAGAATTTCGAAAAATACTTGAATCTTCAGAACTATGGGATGAAAAGGTTGGTATTTTACAAGTTACAGATACAACAGAAAAGACGATGGAACTTAGAGGAATAGTTAGTGCTAAAGATTCGCCCCAGTTATGGGATTTAAGGTGTTATGTTAGGGAAAAAATGATTGAATATATCCAAAAACGGTACCCAGATAACCTCCCAAAGACACGATTAGAATTTTCAAATAAATTAAACTAATATATTTTTGAAAATGTGCAAATCCTTACATTAGAGTTCATACCAAGGATGAAAACTGACAATACTCTCATTCGGAATATGTGGCATGGTCTTAATTGTAAGAATTGAATCATACACCCTGCCAGGCATCATAAATCTTTTCATTACAAATTCTTTTGCATTTTTTCCGATAATCTCCGCCTTGTCAGGATTTCGTAATAGCCAAACTATCTTATCTGCACGTTTTTTGGCACCGTGAATTAGAAATCCGTTTTTATCAGGGATTATTTGAAGTGTCAATCCTCCAACTGGCCTAGCGACCACAGGTTTACCTTTCCATAATGCTTCAGTTACAGTGAGCCCAAATCCTTCTTTTATTGAATTTTGCACAACTACTGTTGCTGCTCTTTGCATTGCGTTTACTTCAACATCTGAGAGATTTAATAATATATATACGTCCTTAATGCTTTTTATTTCTTCCTTAACATCTTCTAGAATAGTAACTCCTTCTGGGTCATCACTTGCCATGCTCCCCACTAAGACTAACTGACAGTCTTCTTTCTGCTTTACTGATTTATAAATTGATATAAGGCCCACAGGATCTTTCCACTTGTCAAATCTACTTACCTGTAATATTATTGGCTTGTTTTTATCAATATGATATTTATCAAGGATTTCTGAGATTAACTCTTCTTTCAATTCTTTATTTTTATCAGATAGGGGATCAATATAAGGGGGTATTATAAACTTTGGTAGATCCCAAGAATATACAATATACTGAACCTTAGAAAAAATAGCCGCATCATAATAGCTTGCTAGATCAGTGATTAATTTTCGTAAATTTTTATTGTCCGCAAAAACATCTACATCCAAATCAATATGACATCTCCACAACCATTTCTGATTATCCTTTTTCAGGTACTTTGCCAAGCCAAGAGGTTGAGGATCGTGGATAGTAATTATATCATATTCTTCGTCGATTATATTACCATCTACATTTTCTTCAGTGCAAGAAGTATAGATATCTTCCATATTTTTCGTGAAATCATGTTTTTTTCCTTGAAGTAAATTATGGATTGACTTAGTAACGTTAAAAAAATCATCGTTTCCTTTCATAACCTTCCAGTCATCCTCTATTCCAAATTGATTTAAGAAAGGAACAGAAGATTTCAACATCTCGGCTACTCCGCCCCCATATGAAGTAGAATTTAGTTCTAGTAACTTAACTCCCTCAAATGATTCTGCCAATTCCTTTAATTTTTCAATAGGTTCCTTCCCAACTACTTTTTCATATTCTTTAAGTTTAGGAACTTTTAATGAGTTAATTTTTTTTCTTTCACTGTAAATATTTCCATTATTTAGATTTTCAGACATTTTTATGCACCTGTGTCAACTATCCATAATTTTTTTAATATAGTTTATTTTTTCCATTAGAGTGACTTCATTATTTGATTCTATATTGACTCTTAGAACTGGTTCAGTATTCGAAGGTCTTACATTAATCCACCAGTCCATATAATAAATAGAAATACCGTCAATTTCTTCTACCTGGCCTTCATCAAATAGATCTAAAATTGATTGCATTTTGTCTTCTTTGTTCTCAACTTTAAAATTTAATTCACCACTTTGGTAATATTTGGCATATTTTTTTGCAATTTCACTCAAAGTATTATTCTCAATACTTTTTAGAATGTATAGAAGGGCCAAAAGAGGTGCTTCAAATCCTCCTGCTTCTTTGAAATAAAAATGATTAGACAGTTCTCCTGCAAATATCACATCTTTTTCCTTCATTAATTTTTTAATAAAGTAATGTCCCACTCTAGATTTAATAGGTAATCCACCATTAGCTATAATTGTTTCAGGAACAATTTTGCTACAACGCAAATCATAAATTATATTTCCCTTTAATTCCGAGAGTAATTGCTCCGAAATTATAGCTGTTAAGATATCTCCTTTTATTGGTTGACCCTTTTCATCAATTATTCCTATCCTATCCCCATCTCCATCAAAGATTATTCCAATATCTGCTTTTTCTTCTAATACTCTATGGATTATATTCTCCAGACAATCAAGAGTCATTGTATTGGGCATATGATCTGGAAAATTACCATCAGGGGTATAAGAAAGATAAGTTTTATTTTTAAAAATGGCATCAAGTATTTTTCTTTCAACAACCGTTGCACCATTTGAAAAATCCACGACAATTTTTGGAGTTTTGATATTTTCAAACTTATTTAAATAATAATCTATATAGTTGTTTTCAAGATTTATTTTATAATCTTCTGCTTTTTCTAATATTTTGGGGAGTTCATATTCTTTAAACATAGGTTTAATCTGATTAATTGGTGAAAGCGGTAATCCTTCGATATCACATGCTTTAAAACCGCCATATTCTTTTGGATTGTGTGAGGCCGTTGCAAGGACGCCAACATCAAAATTATTCTTAGTGATAAAATACATAAAAGGTGTTGATATCATTCCAGCATAACTAATCTTTGTACCTTCATCGACAACTCCCGTTATAAAAGGGTCTTTAAATTTTTCAGAGCTTATTCTAGAATCGATTCCAAAGAGAATTTTTTTGTAGGATTTCCCAAAGGTTCTACCAAGACTATATGCAAATTTCTCATCGATTTCTTTTGGATAAATCCCTCTTATATCATATAATTTGAAAATCATTATATCTTATTATATTGGAATTATGAATTTATTAGTTTTTTGATTGTTTTTTATATCTATAAATATTCTTCGACCTAATTCTTCTCATGAGTCGTCTTCTCAAAAAATCAGGTTTTTTAACTAATAATAATGTTGAAAAAGGAAATTGGATCATATATCTCAAGCCCCCACCAATGTTGGAAAATCCCCTAACGCCATGTCTGGCCTCAAGAAATAATTCATTGAAAATAATCTTTCTTTGTATTTCTTCACCTTCGTGTATATTCGCCAATCTGTGAAGTGAATATAATCCTATTAAAAAGGCAAGGAAAAAAAAGAAATCCCAAGACTTTAAGTTAAATGTTTCAAATAAGAGTTTGTTTTCAGGAGATATCCATTCTAGAGTCAAGGCCAACTCTCTTTTTTCAAAGAAGTCGGCGAATATCCCTCCAATTATAGGGGCTATGCCAGCAGTTATAGAATTAATGATACTAGAAAATGCGAGATATGCTGTAGAATTACCTTCGGGTGCCAGTTTCAATGTTATGTTTCCAGAGGCTAAAGATACTCCGGCTGCAGATATGCCCATTGTTGCGTGAATTATTATGAGCAAGGGTATGGTGAGAATATATTTTTCTGGCAAAGTAGTAAAAGTCCATCCAAGTATACTTAAAATAAAAAGAGGGCCGCAAATCTGTAATACAGATTTATTGCTGAATTTATCAGATATTCTACCCCAAAAATGTAAAAAGATAAAGGTCATCAATTGCCCTAGGATCATAAGAAGAACAATACTCGACATGCTTAGATCTAATCTCTTTAACATATATACGGTAAAAAAGGGTGCAGCCAAGTTGACTGCAAAATTCCAAGACCCTAAAAACTTAAGTAAATTTCTGTAATTTATATCCTTCATAGGCTGAGAAAAAAGTCTTAGAATATTACTTTCTGCCTTTAATAACATTCCAGGTTCAGGTATTTTCGAAATATAATAGACGCCAATTAACCCAGAAAGGTATCCGAAAAAAAATATAATTGAATAACTAAATACCATTAAGTTTGGATACGAGCTACTCCAATAATCAATAAAATATCCTGCTAGAAGCGCCATCGGAATACTTGATAATGTTGCAAATCTCATCCTTCTCGAAAAGAATGATCCTAACATATGTATTGGAATCAAGTCTCTCATCCAAGAGTTCCAGCTACACCCACTTATAGCAGAGAATGCCGATTGTAATATTAAAAACAATATAAAAAATATTATGCCAAGTTTGTAATTAACTAAACAAGGCAATAAAGCTATTAAAAGAATAAAAGATCTACTAATAGCAGATGAAAACATAGAAATCTTTCTTCTATCCCTATACCTCTCAACGATATAAACTGCAGGTATTTGTATAAGATTGGCTATTGCCGGAATTGAAGCCATGATACCTATCAATAAATTAGAAGCTCCGAGACTCAATGCAAATGCCGTTAGAAATGTTCCACTAGTCAAAGTTATCATTATCTGGCTTGCTACCCCGTCACGAAGTATATATTTAAGGCCAATATTTTGATCGTGAGAGTTCATTATGCATCCCGTCTAATTAGATAATTTAAGACTATAAGAATGAAATTCCAATTATGCTATTTATCTAATTAATTAAATTTGAAACTAACTTTAAATAACTACCTATATTCAGAAAAATAACATTTTAATGTTAGACTAATCTTCAGGAACGTATTTCAAAATAATTTTCATTCTTGGATCATCCTCAAATTGATCGGGAAAACAGAAGTTCGGGGTAACTTCATATCCATATCCTTGATTTAATAATCCATACGCAATAAGCTCACAACAAACAACATTTTTGTCGATGTCAATCCTAAGGTATTTCCTTAAATCCTTCTTAATCAGTCTTTTTATTAAAAATAGATTTCCTGTCCTGAGAAACTGAATGTAACTATAGTCCAATCCAAGATACATCATGCAGTCCTTAACAAGTTTATCTTTGTCAATGTAATCTGGTGGTCTCACGATCATTAAGTCATCTGTATCAAGATAATCCTTTACTTCTTTTACCTGGACCCCACCAACAGTCGATTCAACACTCTTTTCATAGCCTATATACAATCTACAGTGTGGCCATCTGGCATCTGGAACAGCCTTGCATATGATAG from Methanofastidiosum sp. encodes:
- a CDS encoding carbohydrate kinase family protein — protein: MYDVITMGSCTIDLFVDTGTDLFRLTKDGQLYVPYGSKILVKSMNFEIGGGGTNTAGAFATFGLKVALLGKIGDDHNADKILKYLNSIQCDTSLLIKEEGSSDYSVILDAKGRDRTILTLKDKNDKLRFNEINLSRLKTKWFYLCTMLEESLDTQIKISKYANENNIGIMYNPSSYLIRKGIQKFEEILNNSTIICVNFEEAKMITGHTDPRLMSDNLLSYGPEIVIITDGNHGAYAFTKKEGYMIIPNEVNVKETTGAGDSFGAGFLTGFMKTKNIKIALEYGATESESVIQYLGAKNKFLNIEEIDSKISEYPHKIIKIK
- a CDS encoding NDP-sugar synthase; the encoded protein is MKIVILAGGYATRLWPITRKRSKVFLPIGKQNILDFVYEKVKKLNIPIIISTNEFFEEDFKEWIKDKDVELAIEKTTKEEEKLGAVKALAQLAEEIDDELFIIAGDNLFTFELTDFLKYYNNINAPITALYDIKSMDLARRYGIAELEGDRIIRFHEKPPNPPTTMAGIAMYILPKDSVRILLNYVKENKKVDNLGDFVSFLSGKTNVFGYSFSAGSWHDIGSPDSYLDSIKTYMKTYIGDCEISHSCKIIEPVVIGDKSIIKSKSVIGPFTYIGNGCEIDESSITNSVIFDNTSIEKSVINKSIVDSKCKLSNVKINNSAVGAYSKIIS
- a CDS encoding mechanosensitive ion channel family protein, giving the protein MILDNHWILEIFILAISIIFSILIINIFFYILKKVDRDEKFFNFFKLKNPLIFISFLALFITITNIFESEIIRINTVTSIIKIIVIFNFTWLSISFVNVLNDYLYQIFNLSKKDNIKERKIVTQIQYIKSVLIFLIIIISCSLILISFDSLKNIGVGLITSVGVLGIVIGFAAQKSFSNLLAGFQIAFTQPIRIDDVVVVEKEWGRVEEITLTYVVVCIWDQRRLILPISYFIDTPFQNWTRSSADILGTVFFYVDYKIPILEIKQEFRKILESSELWDEKVGILQVTDTTEKTMELRGIVSAKDSPQLWDLRCYVREKMIEYIQKRYPDNLPKTRLEFSNKLN
- a CDS encoding glycosyltransferase → MSENLNNGNIYSERKKINSLKVPKLKEYEKVVGKEPIEKLKELAESFEGVKLLELNSTSYGGGVAEMLKSSVPFLNQFGIEDDWKVMKGNDDFFNVTKSIHNLLQGKKHDFTKNMEDIYTSCTEENVDGNIIDEEYDIITIHDPQPLGLAKYLKKDNQKWLWRCHIDLDVDVFADNKNLRKLITDLASYYDAAIFSKVQYIVYSWDLPKFIIPPYIDPLSDKNKELKEELISEILDKYHIDKNKPIILQVSRFDKWKDPVGLISIYKSVKQKEDCQLVLVGSMASDDPEGVTILEDVKEEIKSIKDVYILLNLSDVEVNAMQRAATVVVQNSIKEGFGLTVTEALWKGKPVVARPVGGLTLQIIPDKNGFLIHGAKKRADKIVWLLRNPDKAEIIGKNAKEFVMKRFMMPGRVYDSILTIKTMPHIPNESIVSFHPWYEL
- a CDS encoding phosphomannomutase/phosphoglucomutase, with translation MIFKLYDIRGIYPKEIDEKFAYSLGRTFGKSYKKILFGIDSRISSEKFKDPFITGVVDEGTKISYAGMISTPFMYFITKNNFDVGVLATASHNPKEYGGFKACDIEGLPLSPINQIKPMFKEYELPKILEKAEDYKINLENNYIDYYLNKFENIKTPKIVVDFSNGATVVERKILDAIFKNKTYLSYTPDGNFPDHMPNTMTLDCLENIIHRVLEEKADIGIIFDGDGDRIGIIDEKGQPIKGDILTAIISEQLLSELKGNIIYDLRCSKIVPETIIANGGLPIKSRVGHYFIKKLMKEKDVIFAGELSNHFYFKEAGGFEAPLLALLYILKSIENNTLSEIAKKYAKYYQSGELNFKVENKEDKMQSILDLFDEGQVEEIDGISIYYMDWWINVRPSNTEPVLRVNIESNNEVTLMEKINYIKKIMDS
- a CDS encoding MFS transporter produces the protein MNSHDQNIGLKYILRDGVASQIMITLTSGTFLTAFALSLGASNLLIGIMASIPAIANLIQIPAVYIVERYRDRRKISMFSSAISRSFILLIALLPCLVNYKLGIIFFILFLILQSAFSAISGCSWNSWMRDLIPIHMLGSFFSRRMRFATLSSIPMALLAGYFIDYWSSSYPNLMVFSYSIIFFFGYLSGLIGVYYISKIPEPGMLLKAESNILRLFSQPMKDINYRNLLKFLGSWNFAVNLAAPFFTVYMLKRLDLSMSSIVLLMILGQLMTFIFLHFWGRISDKFSNKSVLQICGPLFILSILGWTFTTLPEKYILTIPLLIIIHATMGISAAGVSLASGNITLKLAPEGNSTAYLAFSSIINSITAGIAPIIGGIFADFFEKRELALTLEWISPENKLLFETFNLKSWDFFFFLAFLIGLYSLHRLANIHEGEEIQRKIIFNELFLEARHGVRGFSNIGGGLRYMIQFPFSTLLLVKKPDFLRRRLMRRIRSKNIYRYKKQSKN